The DNA region ATGTGCAGTGATGATGCTCTGATCACATATCTGCCTTTTGACTTATTATAAAATGTTCTTTGTTTTAGCGCTTGATTTCTGGTCTTTGGCAATCTTAAAGATTTTattacattttgtatttattttctaaatGCGTTTTTCCTCAGCCTAAGGAAAAATATGCTATTGCTACTTTTTTTCCCATCCCTGCCATTGCATTCCCTATCTTGCTCTTTGCATGGCATACAGCTATTTATGATCCAGTGTTGAACACTCATTGGCACATTGTAGTGTCCAAGTGAAGCAACTTTTTTAGAAATATTAGCATGGAAACGACTAGGATAGAACTTGTCATATTTTAAATGGAGAATTATAGCCAATAGGCATGTTTTGAAGTACCTGCCTTTACTGCAGCTAAATGCTATGAGCATGTGCACTGGGATTATGTGCCTCAATGGAAAACATACCTTCAGACAGAGCTCCCAACGTGTTAGAACTGCTACTTCCCAAGTTGAAGATTTTTGGTAATTGTTACGCAAGGTTCATGTTTTCCATGCTCTACTCTAAGACAATTGCAAAATCTTGACAGATAAGTTCAGGAGCAGGATAACGCTTGCAGGAGGGGGAGCTGACGGAGATCAACTCCTCTGCAGCGTTCAGACTTTCCTCACAGTCCCATTGCATGGTCCTGCTGTACTGTAGCAGGGGGAATGTGTCTGCATGCAGAGTTGCAGGCACATGTTGATGGCTTTACAGAAACTCTCAAGCATCCATAGCTAGCAGGAATGTTTGTTACAGCTAGCAGGAATGTTTGTTACAGCTAGCAGGAATGTTTGTTACAGCTAGCAGGAATGTTTGTTACAGCTAGCTGCCTTGCCGCACTAGCGGCTTGGGTGTTACTTTTCAGTTTACACATTGGCATGTTGTCCCATTTCTCCCAGTGGTTAGCTCATATTGACTTAGCTTTGCCATTGTTTAAATGCAAATATTGTCTTCCccacttttctttctttctctctctccctccatccatccaccccccctctctctctttctctctctccctccatccatccacccctatctctctctttctctcattctctcccattctctctccttctccctctctctctctctccctctctctctctccccccccccccctctctctctctctctccctccccccccccccctctctctctctctctctctctccccccccccccccccccccccctctctctctcagtgcccTCTGCCAGTATGACCCGTCTGGCCCGCTCCCGGACAGCCTCCCTCACCAGTGGCAGCTCCATTGAGAGTTCTCGTATCCGGGGTTTTACACACTCTGACAGCAATGAGGGCCAGGTCAGCCACACCATGGAAGTGTCTTGCtgaacccccacacacacacagacagacgtgGGTTgtggatagggagagagagagagagagagagagcaagagagagagagagagagagagagagcaagagagagagagagagagagagagagagagagagagagagagagagagagagagagagagagagagagagagagagagagagagagagagagagagagagagagagagagagagagagagagagagagagagagagagagagagagagagagagagagagagagagagagagagagagagagagtttctacTTTTAAATGGTAGGTGGAGGATGtcttctctatctatctctctatgtcTTTGTTGTAGTAGTACCCCAAATCCCTCAGTATTTGACCACTTCTGTCACCTCCTCCCCTCATTGTAAAAACTGACACCAACTCTTTCCCTTAAACTTTGGAAGCAGTTTTACTTTTGTGTGTCATTTGTGTTTTACTCAGTGTCTTTTCCCCCCTTTGCCTTTTCCCTGCTCCCCTTGCCCTAAACCTGCCCCAACCTCCTTCCACTCAGACCATGAGCCCCATCTGCCCCCTGGCACCCCTCCACTCAGACCATGAGCCCCATCTGCCCCCTGGCACCCCTCCACTCAGGTCCCTCCCACACTCATCCGCTTGTCTGATGACAATCTCTGTGAGGTGATCAATGATGGTAGTTAAGTGGGTTGTACGTAGTCAGTGAAGGTAGTTTGTCATTGGAGAGAAGACATGCTTGCAAGAGGACATTTTGTTGTAGTTGGTACTATTCATCCTATTTGTCTTGAACGATAGGACAGCAGAGATTATGGGCCTTTGTCTGGGAGGTCCCAGATTTGACAGAAAGCAGCACACAACCTATTATATTTTAGAGAGTTTTACATCACACAGTGGATATGCCTCTCTACCTGAAGGATGCATCTGTGTCACAGGCACTAGTATTCCCACTCCACATCCCCTGCCATGTGGTTTTCCCAGGGATTGTCATACAGAAGCATAAATGAacgtagtgtgattctatatacCCTATAGCCACTAGTAGGAGCATCCATTCCTATATAGTTAGTGTGGCCACGGTCATCTCCACCTCCCCAACATGGAAGTGGTTCTGCTGGGGATCGGTTCTTAGTGGTCTCCCAAATGACAATCACATTTTGACCCAAACCAAACCAGACCTAGGAGCCAAGGCAGAACCCGTTACATCTGAGATGTTCTTCTCTCATGTCAGCACCACAAGACAGGACTACAGCTGGCCTCTCCTTCTACAGCACTCAGCCCCACACAAAGAATATACcaaagctacacacacacacttacctatGAGGGCTGGGCTCTGTAAGGGAACCGAGCCAAAGTATATTGGCACTTATTGACACACAGTAGCACAAAACACACGCGTGCCCACACAAACGCATGCATACACGCAAACACACTGTCAATGTGTCATCACAAAACAAATGTTATTGTATTTACATCCATACCCATGCATAACTTACACAGAGAATCAATATCCTAACATCCCACAGACCTCTTTTTTCACAATGCTATTAAGCTGGAATACTGGTCGTTGTGACTGGAGAGACTAGGTGTGTGCTGCTAGCTGCTGAGATGGACTACCCATTGAGTCAGGCTAGTCCTTTGAGGAACTGGGGTCCTTGACAATTTGCACTGTAATAATTTTCTACATTTGATTTGCATTCCTTATTTTCAGTAACAACTGCTCCCTGTCATCTATTTGAATGTCAATCTCTCTGTTTCCCCCAACAGGGGTGAAGTGGGATAACTACTACCGCAGGGGTGCTTCCTGGGACTGTCTGTAAGGGGCAGGGCTTTTTTGGAGCCCATTGCTCCAAGCTCGGAATGTAGGGTAACACCCACCCCCAACCACCTCCAACCACCCCCAACCACCCCCAACCACCCCCAACCACCCCCAACCACCTCCAACCACCCCCAACCACCCCCAACCACCTCCAACCACCCCCAACCACCCCAACCACCTCCAACCACCCCCAACAACCCCCAACCACCCCCAACCACCTCCAACCACCCCCAACCACCCCCAACCACCTCCAACCACCCCCAACCACCCCCAACCACCTCCAACCACCCCCAACAACCCCCAACCACCCCCAACCACCCCCAACCACCTCCAACCACCCCCAACCACCCCCAACCACCTCCAACCACCCCCAACCACCCCCAACCACCTCCAACCAAAACCACAAGCTTGCCCGCCCCTCACAGACACATCCAGTCGCCCCAAAAGGGCTATCAGCTGAGGTCACTTTTCTGTTCATAGTGCTGCCTAGCAACAGTGTACCAATGTGCAAGGGACCCCAGGGGGGCTGCAGCGAAGATTGTAGGAAAGAGCAGAGATTCTATCTGGATGAATGAGGCATTTTCATTTGTGAAGATGCAGAGTGTGAGAGCGAAGGGTCTACAAAATGTTCTGAAAAGGGGATAATAGAGGGGTGATTAAACGTGTAAATTGGGCTTTGGTGAGAGGATATTAGGACTAGTCAGAACAACAAACACTCCTTTCTACTCCTCCAATCTGTTTTCATGCACCGGAGTGTGATATTCAACGTTGTTGCCATGCATTTTCTCTCTGTAAGACTACTGTTGCTGTCAGCTCTGTGCCGACCTGATTCTGCCCCCTTCCTCAGTCTCAAACATACTGCCTAGGGGGCCCTGAATGTAATTTGTCCCTTTGAAATGCTGTACAGTATAGTCAAAGTGCCCCCTTCCACCCACCCACCGCCATTACCCCCTAGGGCTTGTACCTGCTAACCTGACCACCCTACACCCCAACTCCTTCCACGTCTTCCCTGCGCTGTAGATACTCACTGTTTTTAGAGCAGGTTAACTGAAAGAGGACTCCAACGCTATTGTATTGTGACACATTCCGCATTTTGGTTTCCTCTTTCCTTGAGTTCCTCTTTTTATAGAACAATAGAATGGAGTTATCTGTGTTATTACTGGTCCTCGTGTATTATCATTACTATAGTATTATTGATTGATTTATATTGAGGAAAAAGTTGTTTTCTGACTGTTTCGTTTCGCAGGAGTCTCCCAGCATTGTTTCTGCTCACAGAGATAGTAGGGTTGAATCTTACCTGCTTCGTCATAAAATGTGAAATGTAAAGTTGAAATATATGTACTGTAAGTGGTCTCTGTCCATGTATTGAACATGTaatgaaaacaaataaaaaactgtcaGTATAGTCACATGTTTAATCAATGCATTTCTTTGCAACACTGGTTTTATAAAAGAAATGATTGACAATGTGTTTTACTCTTGCTTCCACTGATGCTGGAGGTGGTAAAGATCTGCACACAACAAAATACACACTGTCAAGTTGTATAAAGTTTACCCAAAATGAACCTTGTAGGAAACAACCATCGAATCACTGTAGGCATACAGCATGTGGtcaacggggctgtagttgaGGGACTGGATGTTGGTGGACATCTTCTTGATCTCCATACCGATGTCATAACGCTCCCGGCCGCTCACAGTATCAAAGGAGTAGAATATCTCCTCTGCTTCCTTACTCAGGTACCGCGTGGCGTAGAGCACACCGCACGCCATAAAGGTGTTGGTCACAGCACGCTTATGAGCTGAAGTGGTCCAGGTCCGGCCCAGGGTGGGAGGACTGTCAGGGATCACCTCAGCGAGGACCAGGTTACCAAAGTTATCAGGGGTGCTGTAGATCACCCAGACACCAGACTCATCAGTAGCCAGGTCCATGTCAGTGTAACCATAACAAGCATCCAGATGGCAGAAGTTGAACTTGCTGTTGAACCCAGTACCTTTGGGCAGGCCCACGGTGGTGACTGTTTTTGCTGTGATGTTGAAGCGGCAGACAGCGTCCTTGTTGTAGCAGTTGTAGTAGAGGGCGTCCCCATACATTACAACGTTAGGCCCCTggatggtgttggtggtggggtTGGAGGAGTGAATCGCCACAGTGCCTGGAACACTGACCCCCACAACCAGAGAGCTCAGGCTGCTATAAAGTCTCACAAAGTTAGAGAAGACATTGCTTGAAGTCAAAGGCACTATCCAAAACCAGCTCTCCTTCCCTGCAGCAGGTTTGGGGTCACGACCCCAGGAGCCATAAGCATATGAGGCACCATATTCAGTGACTGAATATGTGTTGGGACCAGTCACGCTCCGGAGGTGTCCCAGGGGACAGTTTCCTACATGAGACACAGAATGAACATGATGACAGTGACACCAGAGTATCAAAAAACTCTTCAAATGCAGAAGGTTTTAGATTTCAATACAGGCGTTGCTGTGGGAGAAGGCATGAGAAGACGAACCAGGTGCAGGTTCAGGGGGTGGGGCAGTAGGATGGTGGCCGTTCTGGCACTGGTCCAAGTCCCTCCTCAGACGTTTGTTAACCTCCTTTCCCCTGACCACCTGCATGTTGTCAAATTTCTCCAGCTTCCCCATCTCTTCTTTGAGCTCCTGCAGCTGGGAAGAAGAGCACCTGATCATTCCTCAACACATATAATCAAACTGAGCATTGACACTTCTCTACAACACCTCTAAACTCATACTGTATGTGGTAGTCATACATGttcatacagtatattatctaacTATAATGCATTTTTAATCCGATGTGGCATGACCATTGCTAAGGTAAAGTATTTCAGGCAACTTCTTGAGTAAAATAGAGTTTGATCTCCAGTAAGGCTCCTTACCTGTTCAGCAGTGTCTGTGTTGAGGCGTTGGTGGCTGTGAGTGGTACTGTTGAGTTTGGCGATGAGGTTCTGGATCTCCGACAGTTCATTCTCTATGACCTGAAGAGACACCGTCCCATACAGATCCCCATCGTCCTCCTGCTCCAGCACTGACACATCAGCCTCCAGCTGGGGTAGACGCCTCTTCAGACCCAGCaacagaccctccacctctatagtCTACAGGTGAACAGGAGATACACTCTTTGGAAAAAAAGGTACTGTGTAgaatctaaaagggttctttggctgtccccacaggagaaccctttgaagaacccttgttagttccagatagaacccttttggttcaaagtagaactgtttggggttccatgtagaaccctttccacagcaTGGAACCAAAcatggttttacctggaaccaaaaaggcttctcaTTCAGAATTACCCTTTTATAGGGAACATCCAATATTACTTGATTTACTTTTATACACAATGAAATGTGAAATATCTGCTTATTCTTATTTGATTCACAATGAAATTATGTGAAATATCAGAGATCTGTTTCTCACTATTTGTAGTAATTGTTTTAGAGAAAGTGGGAATTTAGAAATGGGATTTTCGAAGCATGTCTCTTACCTGCTGTGGAGTGATGTTTTTAGTGCACTTTGAGGCACTGTTCTCTACAGTCTGCAGCTTGTCATGAGGGAAGGGGCGCTCAGAGTTCTtcaggtcacacacacagtcactgggCGAAGACTGGGAGAAATGAGAGAGCAAACAATATTATAGTACACATCTGCAGAACAATATTGACATTTATTTTTGTAAAGATTTTGCTGTTGCTTATTGTTCCTACATGTCATATAGAAAACATGTATTCTGGGCTGAGCAGGACAGTGTCCTTACCTGAGGGAAGATGGAGACAAGACCAGTGAACATCAATGTGAACACCAGAGAGGACTTCATGTTTGGCCAGAGGACAGTGTGGATGTGAGACCAGTTGCTCTAAGAACCATGTAAATATGCAAGGGGATCTGTGACTCTCTCTTGTGCAATACGCCACAAGGCATGTGGTGGGTGGTGCTGAGGAGAATAACGGTAAGAGAAGAAAAATAGGGAAGAAAAAATGATGAGAATTTCATTTTTGGAGTATGTCTTGTGTGTGGTAAGGAAGAAATCAGGAACGGAAACTAAACATGTTTGTGTGACATGACAGCTACTTCTGTTCAAGAAGACAACAGGAGAGATGATAACCTAAACCTGATTATTCAAGAGCTTAACATAACTTACTCTCAGTTCCACTGTTTGCCACACTTGGTTTGTGCAATTAAATGATGGGCTCTTCAGTGCGGGCCGTTCTACTGCCAGTGTTCGTCTGTGGAGATTggatggctgtgtgctcgattgtatgcacctgtcagcaacggggtgtccacatactttgccTTCCATAAAATGAAGAATGCCTGTCCCATCAATCCCATCTGATCTTTGGAGATGACAGATTCTAGCTATACACTTTAGTGATTAGCTTTATGTCTAGGTTCAGTAGAGATGTGAGGCCATAAGAGCCATTTTAGTGTTAAAGGAGTATCACTTTTAGAATATGAGGTAGTAATGGGGTTAGCTTATCTGGAAACCATCTGGGGCTAAGGCCTTTCCCACTACACAAGACACATAATGCTTGGGTGATTGCATTACTTGAGAATGTTTCCTCAAACTCTGCATCCAGCTCAGAATCACTGTAGATATGCTGGTGTTTAAATGTATCCACAATGCACAGCGTGTTTCATACCATaattttggtgaaatgtggatCTCAGCAAAGCTGGTTGTGCAGTAAGGGAAATGTGAATTGCACAGAGGTAAAAATATGGAACATTGTTCCCGTCACTGATTCCACCACAAACCCAGCACATGTCCATATTTTGGTTTGATGGTTTCATAACCTCTGAATTTACATAGACGGAACTGCCTTCTACAGCAAAAATATTAACATCTGTGAATGTGGGTGTGCTTACAATGTTGTTCCTTTTCATTTCAGTGTGCCATGGGAACTATAATGCTGCAGTTCTACTCATTGTCCACACTGCCTGTCTACTGTTTTATGTGTCCTATCTCatctaatacattttttaaacttcCACAGGTTTATGTTCATTGTTACTAAAGAACCTCAAATGTTCTTATTCTTACGTGCCATGTATTACTTATTTCTAAAGGATTGATAGTGTTTTTTGTTGATGTAGATGTTTTTATTTGGGTGTATGCAAATAGAATAGCATGCTTTTCTCTGCATACTGTGCATGTGTACACAAAGGGTAATGGTGATGACCAGCACATCCCTGGCCTCCAACAGGATGACTTGTATTCATGCCAGGTGAACAGTGTCTAGGCCCAGGTTCTCCAACAGGACCCAAGcaattctgaaagtacatgcaaTCTTTGCATGTGTTCCATTGCAAACTGTCATAAACATAAAGCTCTCGGCTACTAGTgcaagcctctctacactggcttcctgttaaggctagggctgatttcaaggttttactgctaagctacaaagcattacatgggcgtgctcctacctatctttacgatttggtcctgccgtacatgcgtacacgtacgctatggtcacaagacacaggaATCCTTACtgttcctagaatttctaagcaaacagctggaggcagggctttctcctatagagccccatttttatggaatggtctgccaatccatgtgagagacgcagactcggtctcaacctttaagtctttattgaaaactcatctcttcagtaggtcctgtgattgagtgtagtctggcccaggagtgtgaaggtgaacgaaaaggcactggagcaacgaaccgcccttgctgtctctgcctggccggttcccctctctccactgggattctctgcctctaaccttattacaggggctgagtcactggcttactggtgctcttccatgccatccctaggaggggtgtgtcacttgagtgggttgagtcaacCCCCCTTGGGTTAtgctgtgggggagatcttcatgggctatactcggccttgtctcaggatggtaagttggtggttgaagatatccctctagtggtgtgggggctgtgctttggtaaagtgggtgggattataacctgcctgtttggccctgtccgggggtatcgtttgacggggccacagtatctcccgacccttcctgtctcagcctccagtatttatgctgcaatagtttatgtgtcgggggggttagggtcagtctgttatatctggagtatttctcctgtcttatccggtgtcctgtgtgaatttaagtatgctctctctaactctcgctctcttttttctctttctctttttctctatttctttctttctctctctctcggaggacctgagccctaggaccatgcctcaggactacctggcctgatgactccttgctgcccccagtccacctggccgtgctgctgctccagttgaactgttctgcctgcgtctatggaaccctgacctgttcaccggatgtgctaccttgtcccagacctgctgttttcaactctctagagacagcatgagctgtagagatactctgaatgttcggctatgaaaagccaactgacatttactcctgaggtgctgacctgttacaccctcgacaaccactgtgattatcattatttgaccctgctggtcatctatgaacatctgaacatcttggccatgttctgttataatctccacccggcacagccagaagaggactggccacccctcatagcctggttcctctctaggtttcttcctaggttctggcctttctagggagtttttcctagccaccgtgcttctacacctgcattgcttgctgtttgtggttttaggctgtcacgttgtgacatcagctgatgtaagaagggctttataaatacatttgattgattg from Oncorhynchus mykiss isolate Arlee chromosome 1, USDA_OmykA_1.1, whole genome shotgun sequence includes:
- the LOC110513914 gene encoding olfactomedin-4 produces the protein MKSSLVFTLMFTGLVSIFPQSSPSDCVCDLKNSERPFPHDKLQTVENSASKCTKNITPQQTIEVEGLLLGLKRRLPQLEADVSVLEQEDDGDLYGTVSLQVIENELSEIQNLIAKLNSTTHSHQRLNTDTAEQLQELKEEMGKLEKFDNMQVVRGKEVNKRLRRDLDQCQNGHHPTAPPPEPAPGNCPLGHLRSVTGPNTYSVTEYGASYAYGSWGRDPKPAAGKESWFWIVPLTSSNVFSNFVRLYSSLSSLVVGVSVPGTVAIHSSNPTTNTIQGPNVVMYGDALYYNCYNKDAVCRFNITAKTVTTVGLPKGTGFNSKFNFCHLDACYGYTDMDLATDESGVWVIYSTPDNFGNLVLAEVIPDSPPTLGRTWTTSAHKRAVTNTFMACGVLYATRYLSKEAEEIFYSFDTVSGRERYDIGMEIKKMSTNIQSLNYSPVDHMLYAYSDSMVVSYKVHFG